GTCGGTAGTTTGGCTGTATTTGCAAGTATTCCTCCACTTTTAGGTCTTCTTGGTACAGTTGGCGGCATGATCGAGACATTTCGGATTATTACTGAGCATGGCAGTGCGGACAGTCAGCTGTTATCAGGCGGTATCTCTCAAGCATTGCTAACCACTGAAATGGGCTTGATTGTCGCAGTACCGTTGTTGTTGTTGCATTGCGGACTAAAGGCACAAAGCACTCAATTAATCGAGTTACTGGAGCAACAGAGTGTTGGCTTGGTTGTGTTACGCCAGCAGGCGAATGCCAAGAGGTCTTAAATGCTCAATTTTATTCAGACAGCGGGCCCTTTAGTTTGGGGGATCATCGCGCTTTCCACCTTGATGTGGTGGTTGATTGCTCGCGCCTACCACAATCAATCGCGCTGCCGAATGAGCTTTGAATCTTCTTTAGTTATGCAGCGAGAAATACAAAGTGAACTGGCTACTAATGACTATCAGCATGTGTGCCGTACTTGGTTAAGCCAAGCGGAACAGCAGCTTAATCAAGGTCTGGCTTGGGTATCGGTTTTGGTGAAAGTACTTCCGCTATTGGGGTTGCTAGGGACGGTCGACGGTATGATCGATAGCTTCCAGCAGCTTGATCAACTGGATATTCAACGCCAACTTTCTGGTGGGATTTCCCAAGCTTTATTAACCACATTATCGGGCTTAGTGACATCACTGTCGGGCTTGTATTTTGTGCATAACCTTAATCAGCGTAAGCGCCGTTACTTAGCCGAGTTTCGCAGTCAACTTGAGGTTAAACATCTAGAGGTCACACATGCGTTTCCGTCATAGTGAAGATTCTGCCGAGCAGGCAAATGTGGATATGACGCCATTGATTGATGTGGTGTTTATCTTGCTGATTTTCTTTATTTTATCTGCCTCATTTCAGCAGCAGAATCAAATTCGAGTCGAGCGTCCCAATAGCCAAGTCACCGATTCTATCTCCAGTGTGTCGTTGACTGTCGCTGTCGACGAACAAGGACAAATTTGGCTTGATAATCAAGCGGTGGAAGTGGCAATGCTCACCAGTCGAGTGCAGCAGAAAGCTGCCCAAGCGAGCAATGTCTCGGTTGTAATTGACGTTGATAAATCGGTCGATAGTGGGCGCTTAATTCAAGTGATTGATAAGGTACGTATTGCAGGGGTAAATAATGTTGCTGTTGCTACAGAGTCCTAGTCTAAAGCGCTGTTGGTACCATCAACCACTGCTATTTGCACTATTGATTAATATCGCGCTGGTCGGGTTGATGTATTGGCTGACGATGGGGAATCAAAATATGAGTCGCACTAAGTCGGTGAGTTTGTCTACCGTGTTTCAAGCGCGTCAGACCGAGAGCGTTGAGCCGGAGCTGGAACCGTTATTTGAGGTTAGCCAAGCCCCACAAAGCGCTTCGATGCCACCGCCACCAATGGCATTGAATGTCACCAGTTTGGAGTTTGATTCATCGGTAACGATTCCCAACATTAAGGTGCCACTTGAAACCAGTAAGCCCAATTTACAAATGGTGAGCTTGACGTTTAGTCCGCAAGGCAATGGGCTCGGTAGCGTGATGACGAGTGCGATGGCACAGGCAAAGCCAGTCTTTCAAATTCCACCACAGTATCCGGCGAAAGCGAAACAAAATGGCATTGAAGGGTATGTCACCCTCGACTTACTGGTTGATGTAAGTGGTCGAGCACAAGAGATTAAAGTGGTTGAAGAAACTCCAGCAGGCGTGTTTGCCCGCTCAGCGAAACGTGCGGTCATTCGTTGGCGTTTTGCCGCTCCC
The genomic region above belongs to Vibrio ponticus and contains:
- a CDS encoding ExbD/TolR family protein is translated as MRFRHSEDSAEQANVDMTPLIDVVFILLIFFILSASFQQQNQIRVERPNSQVTDSISSVSLTVAVDEQGQIWLDNQAVEVAMLTSRVQQKAAQASNVSVVIDVDKSVDSGRLIQVIDKVRIAGVNNVAVATES
- a CDS encoding energy transducer TonB, translating into MLLLLQSPSLKRCWYHQPLLFALLINIALVGLMYWLTMGNQNMSRTKSVSLSTVFQARQTESVEPELEPLFEVSQAPQSASMPPPPMALNVTSLEFDSSVTIPNIKVPLETSKPNLQMVSLTFSPQGNGLGSVMTSAMAQAKPVFQIPPQYPAKAKQNGIEGYVTLDLLVDVSGRAQEIKVVEETPAGVFARSAKRAVIRWRFAAPEESQWQRITIRYELEK
- a CDS encoding MotA/TolQ/ExbB proton channel family protein, with translation MLNFIQTAGPLVWGIIALSTLMWWLIARAYHNQSRCRMSFESSLVMQREIQSELATNDYQHVCRTWLSQAEQQLNQGLAWVSVLVKVLPLLGLLGTVDGMIDSFQQLDQLDIQRQLSGGISQALLTTLSGLVTSLSGLYFVHNLNQRKRRYLAEFRSQLEVKHLEVTHAFPS